GGTTGAGCTCGCTATCGTTGCCTCCGGCGCACGTGCGGACCTCAATCAGCTGGATGCTGCTGTCAGCGAGCTCGAGATCCCACAGCTGGACATCAACCGAGCCTTCTCTTACAGCCCGCGCCTCTTCCGCGCATACGCTGAGGCTTTGAGCGCAGTGGGTCGTACCGAGGAAGCCGATAAGTGGGCCCGCCAGGCGCTCGTTGCTGAGAGCGCCTTGGGTGTTGGCGACTTCGCTGAGCCCGAAATTCTTGACCTTGGCTGGGACGAGCAGGAAGAAGCAGCCGCGCGGAAGCCGCGCTTCGAGAAGCCGGTGCGGGACACCGACGTCGTGAAGCCTGAAACAGAAACGGTCATTGTTGAGGCCGCAGCCGCTGACGTTGAGCACGATGAGGTTGAGCTTGATGATGCGGAGTCTGACTACTTCGAGTCGGATGACGCAGAATCTGACATCGATTCAGCTGAAGACGACGTAGAGGCAAAAGACGAAGATACCGAGAACGAGGGCTCCGACTCCCAGCATGGCTGATTCACTGATCTCTCTGTTTGATGCTGTCCTTTCAGATCTGGACGGGGTGGTCTATGCGGGACCGCATGCCATCCCTGGGGCCGTGGAGTCATTGCGGCGTCTCGAAACTGTAGGCGTTGGCCTTGGTTATGTGACCAACAATGCCTCCCGCACTCCGGCTCAGGTTGCGGCGCATCTGCGGGAGCTTGGCGCGCCGGCTGAGGACCATCAAGTGGTCAGTTCCTCCCAGGCAGCAGGGGAGCTTTTGGCTTCCATGCTGCCTGCGGGGGCGCATGTCCTCATCACCGGCAGCGCAGCTTTGGCTCATGAGATCGAATTGGCGGGACTCAAGCCCGTGCACAGTGCCGCCGAATCTCCGGTAGCCGTCGTCCAGGGTTTCAACCCGGAGATCGGCTGGAAGGATCTCGCGGAGGCGTCGTATGTTGTGGCCGGGGGAGCCATGTGGTTTGCCACCAACACGGACATGTCCATCCCGCAGGCCCGCGGCATGGCCCCTGGGAATGGAACGCTTGTTGCCGCTGTGGCGGCTGCCACGGGAAAGACACCTCTGGTGGCCGGCAAGCCGGAAGCCCCTCTGTTCCATGCAGCGGCCAAACGGCTTAAGGCCGACCGTCCGCTGGTTGTGGGCGACCGTTTGGACACCGACATCCTGGGCGGCAACCGTGCAGGATTTGCGACGGCGGCCGTCCTCACCGGGGTGGACACCACCCACACCATCATTGCTGCACGAACGGATGAACGTCCGGACTACCTCCTGGCGGACTTGGAGGGCCTGTACGCGCCGTATCCGGAGGTTGTCAGCGACGCCGGTACGTTCCGTTGTGGTGCGGCATCTGCAGTTGCCGGGGATGGCGCCGTGACCGTCACAGGAGACGAGGCCGATCTCGACGCTTGGCGGGCGGCATGCGCGGCGTGGTGGGCAGCTGTTCCGGACACGGACGTGGCGCAAACGCCGCAGCTGGTGTGGCGAAATCACTAGACTGGTGCGATGACCGACCCCCAACAGTCCGATGCGGAACATCCCGATCCGGAACCACCCGCAGTCCAGTGGCCTGACACGGCGAGCCCCACGGGGGATCCCCTGGTGGACAGGGCCCTCGGCCTGCTGGACGGCGTAGCGGAGTCACCCGTGCCGGACCATGGGGAGCTGTACACCGGCATCCATGACGCCTTGTTGGAAGCTTTGGACGCGGAACCCGGGCTTCCGGCAACCCCGAAGAGCAGCTCGCGCCCGGAAGGCAACAGTTAACGAATGCCAAGACTTGATCAGGAACTTGTCGCCCGTGGGCTGGCGAGGTCGCGTACGCATGCCGCCAAGCTCATCAGTGATGGCAAGGTCAGCTCATGCGGGCACGTTCTCGTCAAAGCCGCACATCACGTGGATGCGGAGACGGAGCTGGATGTCGAATCCCATCTGGAGGACATTTACGTGAGCCGTGCCGGGCACAAGCTGGCCGGCGCGCTGAAGGCGTTCCCCGCCGTCGTGGTTGCCGGTAAGCGGTGTCTCGACGCCGGTGCCTCCACAGGCGGTTTCACTGACGTTCTGCTCCGGCAAGGTGCCGCCCAGGTGGTGGCGGTGGATGTGGGGCACGGCCAGCTGGTGCCGCACCTTCGGGAGGACCCCAGAGTGGACGTCCATGAAGGCCTCAACGTCAGGTACATGACACCGGAGCAGATCGGTGGCCCGGCGACGTTGACGGTGGCTGACTTGTCGTTCATTTCCTTGACGCTGGTCCTGTGGCCACTTGCACAATGCACCGAGCCGGGCGGTGACATGGTCCTCATGGTCAAACCACAGTTCGAGGTTGGCAAGGAACGCCTGAGCCGAACCGGTGTGGTGTCCTCCGAGAATGAACGCCGCCGGGCGGTGGCCCAGGTTGCCCGCGCTGCAGTGGACGCCGGCCTGGAACTTTACGACTTGGCGGCCAGTCCGCTGCCGGGCCAGGACGGAAATGTTGAATACTTCCTGTGGATGAAGCGCAGTATGTCAGCGGTGTTGCCTAAGATCGAAGAGCGGGACGAGGACGTTGCTGCGTTGATCAAGAAACTCTGGCCGAACCACTAGAAAGCAGATCCGATGAGCAGGCGTGTACTTGTCCTTGCCCACACAGGGCGGGAGGAATCGCTCCGCGCAGCGTGGGATGCCTGTACGCAACTTCATTCCTCCGGCCTGGTTCCCGTGCTGCAGAAATCCGAACTTGCAGATATTGAACGATTCTTCGGTGCCCTTGATACTCCTATCGAGATCCTCAACGATCACGTCAATCTGGAGGACGTGGAGCTGGTGATGGTTCTTGGTGGGGATGGCACCATCCTGAGGGCTGCCGAACTGGTGCGCGAGGTTGACGTCCCGCTGCTGGGCGTCAACCTGGGGCATGTGGGCTTCCTGGCGGAAAGTGAACGCGCCGATCTGGCCCAGACCGTGGAGTGGATCGCCAGCCGCCAGTACACGGTGGAAGAACGCATGACCATCGATGTCCAGGTGTGGGTCAAGGGCCAGAAGATTTGGCACACGTGGGCTTTGAACGAAGCTGCCATCGAGAAGGCCAACCGGGAACGGATGCTGGAAGTTGTCACCGAGGTGGACGAGCGTCCTTTGACGTCGTTCGGCTGTGATGGTGTTGTCCTCGCTACGCCCACCGGTTCCACAGCCTATGCTTTCTCTTCAGGAGGGCCCGTAGTGTGGCCTGAGGTCGAAGCATTGGTCATTGTTCCCATCAGTGCACATGCGCTTTTTGCCAAGCCCTTGGTGGTGTCCCCGCGTTCCAAGCTGGCCGTGGAAATCATGAACCGGACCGACGCCACCGGAGTTCTCTGGTGCGATGGCCGTCGTTCGGTGGATCTGCCGCCTGGAGCCCGTGTTGAAGTAACGCGCTCGGCCACCCCGGTGCGCCTGGCCCGGACCCACAAGACGCCGTTCTCTGCCCGGCTTGTCCGCAAGTTCCAGCTTCCCATCCACGGCTGGCGTGGCCCGGCCCCTCGGAGCGGCGAAGTCCACACCGGTCCCATCCCCGTCATCCGGACCCTGTCACCGGCTCCTTTGCCCAGTCCCCGGGACTCTGCAACGTCCCAGGACCTGGGGCAAGGTGAGCCATCAGATCCCACGAATGCGAAGTGAACCATGCTTGAAGAACTCCGAATCCGTGACCTCGGCGTCATCACAGACGCAGCCCTGCCGCTAGGCCCGGGCCTCAGTGTCGTCACCGGCGAAACCGGTGCCGGCAAGACCATGGTGGTGACCGCCGTCGGACTTCTTCTTGGTGCGAGATCTGACGCCGGTGCCGTTCGAAGCGGGGCCAAATCCGCCTCGGCCGAAGCTGTGTTGAAGCTTGATCCGGGGCACAGCGCGGTGGAGCGAGCCAAGGAGGCCGGCGGCGAAGCGGAAGAGTTCGACGGCGTTGCTGAACTCCTGCTGGCCCGCACCGTTGGTGCTGACGGACGTAGCCGTGCTTATGTTGGCGGGCGAGCGGCACCAGTGGGAGTGTTGGCCGAGCTGGGCGAAAGTCTGGTGGTAGTCCATGGGCAGTCGGACCAGATCCGGCTCAAGAGCGCTACCGCGCAGCGGCACGCGTTGGACAGGTTTGCCGGAACGTCCCTGGCGAAGACTCTGGGGGAGTACCAGGACCTGTTCAACCACTGGAAGGCCATCCAGTCTGAACTTGATTCGTTGCGCAGGGAAGCCCGCGAGCGTCTGCGCGAGGCTGAATCGCTGGACGCCGCCCTCAAGGAAATTGATGAGGTGGATCCCCAGCCGGGTGAAGACGAGACGCTCAAGGCCGAGGCCGTAAAACTTGCCAACGTTGAAGAACTGCGTTTAGCGGCAGCTGCTGCCCATGAGTCCCTCATTGCCGAGGAATTCGGGGACGCCGGCGACGCAACCACCATGGTGGATGCGGCCAAGCGGACGTTGGAGCATGTGGCTGAGCATGACGAGGAACTCCGTTCGGCAGCAGCCCGGCTGGCGGAGGTGGGCTTCCTCCTCAATGACATCGCCGCCGAGCTCTCCAGTTACCAGGCGGCCCTGGACACCGAAGGCCCTGAGCGGCTCTCCGAAATAGAGGAACGCCGGGCTGCCCTTGCCAAGCTGATCCGCAAGTATGCCCCGAGCATTGATGAAGTGCTTGAGTGGGCGGCTACTGCGAGGACCCGCCTTGATGAGTTGCAGGATGACTCCACTCGCATCGAATCCTTGGACGCCGAGGTTGCTTCTGCGGAGGCAACGCTGCGCAAGCTGGCGGCGGGCATCACCAAGGCCCGGCTCAAGGCGTCGAAGGACCTCTCAGCCCGGGTCAGTGCCGAGCTGAAGGCTCTGGCGATGGCTGACGCCACCTTGGTCATCGAGGTGGACGGGAGCGGCCCGCTGGGCCCCTGGGGCACTGATGAGATCGCTTTTCTCCTCCAGCCCCACTCCGGTGCTCCGGCGAGGCCCCTGGGCAAGGGAGCCTCCGGCGGTGAACTGTCCAGGGTCATGTTGGCCATTGAGGTAGTGCTCGCCGCAGTGGATCCCGTCCCGACGTTCGTCTTCGATGAGGTGGACGCCGGTGTGGGTGGGCGGGCCGCCGTCGAAATTGGACGCAGGCTGGCGATGCTCGCCCGGCACGTCCAGGTGCTGGTGGTGACGCACCTGCCGCAGGTGGCTGCCTTCGCGGATCAACATATCCGCGTGACCAAAACGTCCGTGCGCGGCGCTGACGGGAAGACCACCACCGGCTTCACCTCCAGCGACGTGCAGCTTCTCAGCGACGATGAGCGGGTCAAGGAGCTTGCCCGCATGCTGGCCGGCCAGGAGGATTCCGAGAGTGCGCAGGCGCATGCCCAGGAACTGCTGGATGACGCAAAGCTTTTACCGCAGCGCGCCTAGTGTCTTTGGGGGAGTGCGGGTGTTTTGGTGGAGTGCGACCACCATCACATCGGTGCACTTAATCCCACCCGGGTCTTGCTTGGACCGCGGTGGTGAGTAACTATTGACCATTTGGGGAATCCGAACGGACGCTTGGAAGGCGTAATTGATGATAAGCTCGAATTCCGTGGTGCAGCGATCAAATTCCCGTGTAAATTCCCGGTTCCCGGGCTCGTCCAAGACGACCAAACACATCTTCGTCACCGGTGGTGTGGCGTCCTCGCTCGGTAAGGGTCTGACGGCTTCAAGCCTCGGTCACCTGCTGCGGGCACGTGGTTTGTCTGTAACTATGCAGAAGCTCGATCCTTATCTGAATGTGGATCCGGGCACGATGAACCCCTTCCAGCACGGCGAAGTATTCGTGACCGATGACGGCGCCGAAACTGACCTCGATATTGGTCACTACGAGCGCTTCCTCGACGAAAACCTCGAAGGTTCGGCCAACGTCACAACGGGCCAGATCTACTCCACCGTTATCGCCAAGGAACGTCGTGGCGAATACCTCGGGGACACCGTTCAGGTCATTCCCCACATCACCGATGAAATCAAGCGCCGCATGCGCCTGCCTGCTGAAGGCAAGAACGCTCCGGACGTCATCATCACCGAAATCGGTGGCACCGTGGGCGACATCGAGTCGCAGCCCTTCCTTGAGTCCGCGCGCCAGGTCCGTCAGGATGTGGGCCGCAACAACGTCTTCTTCCTTCACGTTTCGCTGGTCCCGTACATCGGTCCTTCCCAGGAACTGAAGACCAAGCCCACGCAGCACTCCGTGGCAGCCCTTCGCTCCATTGGCATCCAGCCTGAAGCAATCGTGATCCGCTCGGACCGCGAAGTGCCCGAAGCCATGCGCGAGAAGATCGGCCGCATGTGCGACGTCGACATCGACGCCGTGGTCAACGCCGCTGACGCACCCAGCATCTATGACATCCCCAAGACCCTGCACTCCCAGGGCCTGGACTCCTACATCGTCCGTGCGCTGGATCTGCCGTTCAAGGACGTTGACTGGAGCAAGTGGGACAAGCTGCTTGAAGCTGTTCACAACCCCAAGCACGAGGTCGAGGTAGCCCTGGTGGGCAAGTACATCGACCTTCCGGACGCCTACCTCTCGGTCACCGAGGCACTCCGCGCCGGCGGTTTCGCCAACGAAGCCAAGGTCAAGATCCGCTGGGTCCCGTCGGACGAGTGTGAAACTTTGGCAGGGGCAACCAAGTCCCTGGCTGGCGTGGACGCAATCTGCGTTCCCGGTGGCTTTGGTATCCGCGGCCTTGAAGGCAAGCTTGGCGCTCTGAAGTTCGCTCGCGAAACCAAGCTCCCGGTCCTGGGCCTTTGCCTGGGCCTGCAGTGCATGGTGATCGAGTACGCCCGCAACGTGGTCGGCCTTGAAGGGGCTTCCTCCAGCGAGTTCGAGCCGGATTCGAAGTACCCGGTTATCGCCACCATGGAAGAACAGCTGGACATCGTGGACGGCAAGGGAGACCTCGGCGGCACCATGCGTCTGGGCCTCTACGAAGCCAAGCTTGACGAGGGCTCGGTCATTGCCGAGACCTACGGCACCACCACTGTCAGCGAACGCCACCGCCACCGCTACGAGGTCAACAACAAGTACCGCGACCAGATCGCTGCCGAGGGCCTGGTGTTCTCCGGTACTTCCCCTGACGGCAAGCTCGTGGAATATGTGGAGCTTCCCCGCGAAGTCCACCCGTACTACGTGGCAACGCAGGCGCACCCGGAGCTCAGCTCCCGCCCCACGCGCCCGCACCCGCTGTTCGCAGGTTTGGTCAAGGCTGCTTTGGAGCGTCGTGAAGGTGCCCCCGCGGCCACCAAGACCGGCGCCCGCACAGTAGCTGCCAAGTAAACGCAAGTACTAACGAAGGACGGCGCGATGCCCGGCATTTCTGAAACCCCCCGCACATCAAGGCAGGTTTCGGACATGCCGAGCCCGCGCCGTCTTTTGTCTACCAGCAAGGTGTACGAAGGGCGCATTTGGGACGTGGTCAGCGACTCGTTCCAACTGAGTGACGGCACGGACACCCTGGTTCGTGACTACATCGACCACCCGGGTGCGGTTGCGGTGCTGCCCATGAACGTGGACGGCGAAATCCTGTTGCTGAAGCAGTACCGTCATCCGGTGGGCATGGATTTGTGGGAGATCCCCGCTGGCCTGCTGGACGTCGAGGGCGAGGACTTTGTGGTGGGTGCGGCCCGGGAGCTGGCTGAGGAAGCTGATCTGGTTGCCGCTACCTGGAACGTCCTTGTGGACTTCTTCAACTCCCCGGGCTCATCCAGCGAGGCTGTCCGCATCTACTTGGCACGCGGCCTCAGCGATGTCGCCTTGGCGGACCGGCACGTCCGGACCGATGAAGAAGCTGAAATTGAACTCCATTGGGTGCCGCTTGAAGACGCCGTGAAGGCAGTGATGGACGGCCGTCTGCACAATCCCTCAGCCGTGTTGGGGATTCTGGCTGCCGCTGCCGCAAAGGCCGATGGCTTCACCAGCCTTCGCCCCGCCAACGCGCCCTGGCCGGCTCACCCGAGCCAGCGCTGAGCATGGCCGAGGCCGCCACTCGAACCGCAAATGGCGTTGACCGTGCGGTAACTGACTATCTGCAGCACGTCGGCGTGGAACGCGGTTTGGCGGCCAATACCTTGTCCGCCTACCGCAGGGACTTGTCCCGGTATTCGAACTTTCTGGCAGCCCAAGGTGTAGATCAGCCGGGAAACATCACCCGGCATCATGTGACGGCTTTCGTCCAGGCGTTGTCCGACGGTTCCGATGGCGGCGCGGTACTGGGCGTCCGCTCCGCCGCGCGGACAGTGGTGGCCGTCCGTGGGCTCCATAAGTTTTGGGCGCTGGAAGGAACCACGACGGCGGACCCCGCCAGCGATGTCCACCCGCCCATGCCAGGCAAACGGCTTCCCAAAGCCATCAGTGTTGGCGAAGTGACGCGCATCCTGGAAGCTGCCGGCTCGGATAGCGCCACTGGCCTCCGGGACCGTGCCCT
The sequence above is a segment of the Arthrobacter sp. StoSoilB22 genome. Coding sequences within it:
- a CDS encoding HAD-IIA family hydrolase; protein product: MADSLISLFDAVLSDLDGVVYAGPHAIPGAVESLRRLETVGVGLGYVTNNASRTPAQVAAHLRELGAPAEDHQVVSSSQAAGELLASMLPAGAHVLITGSAALAHEIELAGLKPVHSAAESPVAVVQGFNPEIGWKDLAEASYVVAGGAMWFATNTDMSIPQARGMAPGNGTLVAAVAAATGKTPLVAGKPEAPLFHAAAKRLKADRPLVVGDRLDTDILGGNRAGFATAAVLTGVDTTHTIIAARTDERPDYLLADLEGLYAPYPEVVSDAGTFRCGAASAVAGDGAVTVTGDEADLDAWRAACAAWWAAVPDTDVAQTPQLVWRNH
- a CDS encoding NAD kinase; translation: MSRRVLVLAHTGREESLRAAWDACTQLHSSGLVPVLQKSELADIERFFGALDTPIEILNDHVNLEDVELVMVLGGDGTILRAAELVREVDVPLLGVNLGHVGFLAESERADLAQTVEWIASRQYTVEERMTIDVQVWVKGQKIWHTWALNEAAIEKANRERMLEVVTEVDERPLTSFGCDGVVLATPTGSTAYAFSSGGPVVWPEVEALVIVPISAHALFAKPLVVSPRSKLAVEIMNRTDATGVLWCDGRRSVDLPPGARVEVTRSATPVRLARTHKTPFSARLVRKFQLPIHGWRGPAPRSGEVHTGPIPVIRTLSPAPLPSPRDSATSQDLGQGEPSDPTNAK
- a CDS encoding NUDIX hydrolase, whose product is MPGISETPRTSRQVSDMPSPRRLLSTSKVYEGRIWDVVSDSFQLSDGTDTLVRDYIDHPGAVAVLPMNVDGEILLLKQYRHPVGMDLWEIPAGLLDVEGEDFVVGAARELAEEADLVAATWNVLVDFFNSPGSSSEAVRIYLARGLSDVALADRHVRTDEEAEIELHWVPLEDAVKAVMDGRLHNPSAVLGILAAAAAKADGFTSLRPANAPWPAHPSQR
- the recN gene encoding DNA repair protein RecN — encoded protein: MLEELRIRDLGVITDAALPLGPGLSVVTGETGAGKTMVVTAVGLLLGARSDAGAVRSGAKSASAEAVLKLDPGHSAVERAKEAGGEAEEFDGVAELLLARTVGADGRSRAYVGGRAAPVGVLAELGESLVVVHGQSDQIRLKSATAQRHALDRFAGTSLAKTLGEYQDLFNHWKAIQSELDSLRREARERLREAESLDAALKEIDEVDPQPGEDETLKAEAVKLANVEELRLAAAAAHESLIAEEFGDAGDATTMVDAAKRTLEHVAEHDEELRSAAARLAEVGFLLNDIAAELSSYQAALDTEGPERLSEIEERRAALAKLIRKYAPSIDEVLEWAATARTRLDELQDDSTRIESLDAEVASAEATLRKLAAGITKARLKASKDLSARVSAELKALAMADATLVIEVDGSGPLGPWGTDEIAFLLQPHSGAPARPLGKGASGGELSRVMLAIEVVLAAVDPVPTFVFDEVDAGVGGRAAVEIGRRLAMLARHVQVLVVTHLPQVAAFADQHIRVTKTSVRGADGKTTTGFTSSDVQLLSDDERVKELARMLAGQEDSESAQAHAQELLDDAKLLPQRA
- a CDS encoding CTP synthase; translation: MISSNSVVQRSNSRVNSRFPGSSKTTKHIFVTGGVASSLGKGLTASSLGHLLRARGLSVTMQKLDPYLNVDPGTMNPFQHGEVFVTDDGAETDLDIGHYERFLDENLEGSANVTTGQIYSTVIAKERRGEYLGDTVQVIPHITDEIKRRMRLPAEGKNAPDVIITEIGGTVGDIESQPFLESARQVRQDVGRNNVFFLHVSLVPYIGPSQELKTKPTQHSVAALRSIGIQPEAIVIRSDREVPEAMREKIGRMCDVDIDAVVNAADAPSIYDIPKTLHSQGLDSYIVRALDLPFKDVDWSKWDKLLEAVHNPKHEVEVALVGKYIDLPDAYLSVTEALRAGGFANEAKVKIRWVPSDECETLAGATKSLAGVDAICVPGGFGIRGLEGKLGALKFARETKLPVLGLCLGLQCMVIEYARNVVGLEGASSSEFEPDSKYPVIATMEEQLDIVDGKGDLGGTMRLGLYEAKLDEGSVIAETYGTTTVSERHRHRYEVNNKYRDQIAAEGLVFSGTSPDGKLVEYVELPREVHPYYVATQAHPELSSRPTRPHPLFAGLVKAALERREGAPAATKTGARTVAAK
- a CDS encoding TlyA family RNA methyltransferase, yielding MPRLDQELVARGLARSRTHAAKLISDGKVSSCGHVLVKAAHHVDAETELDVESHLEDIYVSRAGHKLAGALKAFPAVVVAGKRCLDAGASTGGFTDVLLRQGAAQVVAVDVGHGQLVPHLREDPRVDVHEGLNVRYMTPEQIGGPATLTVADLSFISLTLVLWPLAQCTEPGGDMVLMVKPQFEVGKERLSRTGVVSSENERRRAVAQVARAAVDAGLELYDLAASPLPGQDGNVEYFLWMKRSMSAVLPKIEERDEDVAALIKKLWPNH